The following coding sequences lie in one Zingiber officinale cultivar Zhangliang chromosome 2B, Zo_v1.1, whole genome shotgun sequence genomic window:
- the LOC122047904 gene encoding 40S ribosomal protein S19-like, translating to MENPVSKTVKDVSPHEFVKAYAAHLKRSGKLELPEWADIVKTGRFKELAPYDPDWFYIRSASMARKIYLRQGIGVGGFQKIYGGRKRNGSRPPHFCKSSGAVARNILHQLQTMNIIEIDPKGGRKITSQGLRDLDQVAGRV from the exons ATGGAGAATCCGGTGTCGAAGACCGTCAAGGACGTTTCTCCCCACGAGTTCGTCAAGGCCTATGCGGCGCACCTCAAGAGATCCGGGAAG CTGGAGCTTCCCGAATGGGCAGACATTGTAAAGACTGGAAGGTTCAAAGAACTCGCACCGTATGATCCCGATTGGTTTTATATCAGATCTG CTTCAATGGCGAGGAAGATCTATTTGAGGCAGGGCATTGGAGTAGGCGGCTTTCAGAAAATTTATGGAGGCCGCAAGAGGAACGGAAGTCGCCCTCCCCATTTCTGCAAGAGCAGTGGGGCTGTCGCCCGCAACATTTTGCACCAGTTGCAAACAATGAATATCATCGAGATTGATCCTAAAGG TGGAAGAAAAATCACTTCCCAAGGGCTTCGTGATCTTGATCAGGTTGCTGGCCGTGTCTAG